The following proteins are encoded in a genomic region of Glycine soja cultivar W05 chromosome 17, ASM419377v2, whole genome shotgun sequence:
- the LOC114394046 gene encoding FCS-Like Zinc finger 2-like, with protein sequence MCSSGSTSAAPTRPCYLEQGHGLASLKHMDACHNRANNFVSRSMTMGYGTSYHRTSLRNNNNNNNNNVSVSSPRSARFYDARFEDQHHPHFLSACFLCKKSLGDNRDIFMYRGDTPFCSEECRQEQIEIDEAKEKNRNLSSSMKALRNKEQRNNNNKSTSPNKAQQDYSFRTGAVAAA encoded by the exons atgTGCTCCTCCGGGTCTACCAGTGCTGCACCAACAAGACCTTGTTACTTGGAACAAGGCCACGGCTTGGCTTCCTTAAAACACATGGATGCGTGTCATAATCGTGCCAACAACTTTGTCTCTAGGTCCATGACCATGGGTTACGGCACTTCCTACCACAGAACTAGTTTaaggaacaacaacaacaacaacaacaacaacgtttCTGTTTCTTCACCAAGATCTGCGAGATTCTACGACGCCAGATTCGAAGATCAACACCACCCCCACTTCCTCTCCGCTTGTTTCCTCTGCAAAAAATCTCTCGGGGACAATAGAGACATCTTCATGTATAG AGGGGACACACCGTTTTGTAGCGAAGAGTGCAGGCAAGAGCAGATTGAGATAGACGAagccaaagagaagaataggaACCTTTCTTCATCGATGAAAGCTTTAAGGAACAAGGAGcagagaaataataataataaatccacGTCGCCAAACAAGGCGCAACAAGACTACTCGTTCCGTACGGGGGCAGTTGCGGCGGCGTAG